In Patescibacteria group bacterium, the genomic stretch CCTACTTTCCTGGGCGTTCGTGCTAAGGAAAGTCGTTACAAGCCGTAGATTAGTGGTGCGAGGTTAATCTGGAGTATATTGTATCATACTATGTATAAATAGTCAATACAAGAAAAAAGGCCCAATTAGGGCCTTTTTTAGTCTTTTGAAACGGTTTTTGTTAACCCTATTCTTCGCTGCTTGATCCGCTTGATTCTCCACTCGGCACTGCCATCTTTGAGCCCGCAGAAAGGCCGCCGTCCTCATCCTTGAGGCGCTTGCGGATTTCTTTCAGAATCTCACCGGAAATCTTTTTGTCTTCTTTCAAAAATTGGCGGGTGGCGTCGTACCCTCGGCCGAGCTTCGCCTCACCGTAGGTGTAGGAATTGCCAGATTTGCCGATGATGCCCATCTTTTCGCCGAGCGCGATGATTTCGCCTTCACGAGAGATGCCCTCGTTGTACATGAGGTCGAACTCGGTCTGCTTGAATGGGGGAGCGACCTTGTTCTTCACGACCTTCACGCGGCAGCGGCCACCCATGACCTCTTCACCCTTCTTGATCTGCGCGATGCGGCGAATATCGAGTCGCACCGAGGTGTAGAACTTGAGAGCCTTGCCGCCTGGGGTAGTCTCAGGATTGCCGAACATGACGCCGATCTGCATGCGGATCTGGTTGATGAAGATCACGATGGTCTTCGAACGCGCCACGATAGCCGTGAGCTTGCGCAGTGCCTGCGACATGAGTCGAGCTTGCTTGCCGACATGATGCGCGCCCATATCGCCCTCGATCTCATCCTTCGGGGTCAATGCCGCAACGGAGTCGATGACGATGACATCCATTTTGCCAGACCGCACCAAGCTCTCGACGATCTCGAGCGCCTGTTCGCCGGTGTCCGGCTGGGAGATGAGGAGTTGATCGATCTTCACGCCGAGTCGCTGAGCGTACTGTGGATCCATCGCATGTTCCGCATCGATGAAGGCGCAAATGCCGCCTAACTTTTGTGCCTCGGCAATAACATGAAGCGTGAGGGTGGTCTTTCCAGAAGACTCTGGTCCAAAAATCTCCACGATACGTCCGCGAGGCATGCCGCCGAC encodes the following:
- the recA gene encoding recombinase RecA, with protein sequence MEEADASSARAAQGIEDTIKQIKNKFGDDSIMKLGEKPRVDINAIPTGSIGLDWALGVGGMPRGRIVEIFGPESSGKTTLTLHVIAEAQKLGGICAFIDAEHAMDPQYAQRLGVKIDQLLISQPDTGEQALEIVESLVRSGKMDVIVIDSVAALTPKDEIEGDMGAHHVGKQARLMSQALRKLTAIVARSKTIVIFINQIRMQIGVMFGNPETTPGGKALKFYTSVRLDIRRIAQIKKGEEVMGGRCRVKVVKNKVAPPFKQTEFDLMYNEGISREGEIIALGEKMGIIGKSGNSYTYGEAKLGRGYDATRQFLKEDKKISGEILKEIRKRLKDEDGGLSAGSKMAVPSGESSGSSSEE